The following are encoded together in the Leptospira congkakensis genome:
- a CDS encoding DsbA family protein gives MENIFKKWMENPISKIVLATNLVFALLFIVSVPSFVREYITQDAVSIGGKKYDLSDVKETSPIAYSKFQSEYKSLIKNTLGEFAQDKLFELVAKDKNIKPSEVLNQGFTPREPSEEEILNVYMSNKAQLGGKSLNETKDKIVGFLKNQQEQEHSRTVYRDIVTKYPVEFLIKEPAAVRVTVEEKNNPSIGPKDAKITIIEFSDFECPFCKRSQDVNQQLREKYKGQIRWVFRDFPLPFHQDAMYAHMAANCSVSEGKYWDVFNILFENSGNLGKANVDALVLKAGLSKDKYQACMKDASTLKAEIDADIQDGQKVGVSGTPAFFINGIFVSGALPFENFDEIIQKELKQ, from the coding sequence ATGGAAAATATTTTTAAAAAGTGGATGGAAAATCCCATCTCCAAAATCGTCCTAGCGACCAACCTCGTTTTCGCCCTACTCTTTATTGTCAGTGTTCCTTCCTTTGTTCGGGAATACATTACCCAAGATGCAGTCAGTATCGGCGGAAAAAAATATGACCTGAGTGATGTGAAAGAAACTTCTCCCATTGCTTATTCAAAATTCCAGTCAGAATACAAAAGTCTTATCAAAAACACACTCGGTGAATTTGCTCAAGACAAACTATTCGAACTGGTTGCTAAAGATAAAAACATCAAACCATCTGAAGTATTAAATCAAGGATTCACTCCTAGAGAACCATCCGAAGAAGAAATTCTAAATGTTTATATGTCCAACAAGGCTCAGTTAGGTGGAAAATCCTTAAATGAAACAAAAGATAAAATTGTTGGATTTTTAAAAAACCAACAAGAACAAGAACATAGCCGAACTGTTTATCGTGATATCGTAACTAAATACCCTGTTGAATTTTTAATCAAAGAACCAGCCGCCGTCCGCGTGACAGTAGAAGAAAAAAATAATCCATCAATCGGACCGAAAGATGCAAAAATCACAATCATCGAATTTTCTGATTTTGAATGTCCATTTTGTAAACGAAGCCAAGATGTGAACCAACAACTTCGCGAAAAATACAAAGGTCAAATTCGTTGGGTGTTCCGTGATTTCCCGCTTCCTTTCCATCAAGATGCAATGTATGCTCACATGGCTGCTAATTGTTCCGTATCAGAAGGAAAGTATTGGGATGTATTCAACATACTTTTTGAAAACAGCGGGAACTTAGGTAAGGCGAATGTGGATGCTTTGGTTTTAAAAGCAGGTCTTTCTAAAGATAAATACCAAGCTTGTATGAAAGATGCATCTACTTTGAAAGCAGAAATTGATGCGGACATTCAAGACGGACAAAAAGTGGGTGTGAGCGGA